A single Henriciella sp. AS95 DNA region contains:
- a CDS encoding thermonuclease family protein — translation MKTLMTGAGIAAHILALAGCNSGGYDQPANLCAEAGTRCVSVPVRDLLAVDGDTFELRRLNARGGEERVRLRLIGWDSPETGDAARCPEEDALGQKTEARARALFSAGSKVTFLPEGADQYGRTRAHVYLDGTHVGWLLSKDGLARPLEEGRQVDWCG, via the coding sequence ATGAAGACGCTGATGACAGGGGCGGGCATAGCAGCCCACATCCTGGCGCTCGCCGGCTGCAATAGCGGCGGGTATGACCAGCCGGCCAATCTCTGCGCGGAGGCGGGCACGCGCTGCGTCAGCGTTCCGGTGCGCGATCTCCTGGCGGTGGATGGCGACACGTTCGAGCTCCGGCGGCTCAATGCGCGGGGCGGGGAGGAGCGGGTGCGCCTGCGCCTCATCGGATGGGACAGTCCCGAGACGGGCGACGCGGCGCGCTGCCCCGAAGAGGACGCGCTCGGCCAGAAAACAGAGGCCCGCGCGCGGGCGCTCTTCTCGGCCGGATCCAAGGTCACTTTTTTGCCGGAGGGCGCCGATCAATACGGCCGCACCCGCGCCCACGTCTATCTCGACGGGACGCATGTCGGCTGGCTGCTCTCAAAGGACGGGCTGGCGCGCCCGCTGGAAGAGGGGAGGCAGGTGGATTGGTGTGGGTAG